A single region of the Streptomyces virginiae genome encodes:
- a CDS encoding CoA-acylating methylmalonate-semialdehyde dehydrogenase encodes MKTVNHWIGGKTVEGASGNYGPVTDPATGEVTTQVALASADEVDAAVQVAREAYLSWGQSSLAARTKVLFAYRALLDANRDEIAALITAEHGKVHSDALGEVARGLEIVELACGITTQLKGELSTSVSNRVDVSSIRQPLGVVAGITPFNFPAMVPMWMFPLAVACGNTFILKPSEKDPSAANKLAELATEAGLPAGVLNVVHGDKVAVDALLAHPGIAAVSFVGSTPIARHIHTTASANGKRVQALGGAKNHMLVLPDADLDAAADAAVSAAYGSAGERCMAISAVVAVGAIGDELVEKIRERAEKIKIGPGNDPTSEMGPLITAAHRDKVASYVKGAADQGAEVVLDGTGYTVEGNENGHWIGLSLLDHVKTDSDAYRDEIFGPVLCVLRAETYEEGVALINASPFGNGTAIFTRDGGAARRFQLEIEAGMVGVNVPIPVPVGYHSFGGWKDSLFGDHHIYGNDGIHFYTRGKVVTTRWPDPSEGHLGVDLGFPRNH; translated from the coding sequence ATGAAGACCGTCAACCACTGGATCGGTGGCAAGACCGTCGAGGGCGCGTCGGGCAACTACGGCCCGGTCACCGACCCGGCCACCGGCGAGGTCACCACCCAGGTGGCGCTCGCCTCGGCCGACGAGGTCGACGCGGCCGTACAGGTCGCCCGGGAGGCCTACCTCAGCTGGGGCCAGTCCTCGCTGGCCGCCCGCACCAAGGTGCTGTTCGCCTACCGCGCCCTGCTGGACGCCAACCGCGACGAGATCGCCGCCCTGATCACCGCCGAGCACGGCAAGGTCCACTCGGACGCGCTGGGCGAGGTCGCCCGCGGTCTGGAGATCGTCGAGCTGGCCTGCGGCATCACCACGCAGCTCAAGGGCGAGCTGTCCACGTCGGTCTCCAACCGGGTGGACGTCTCCTCGATCCGCCAGCCGCTGGGTGTCGTCGCCGGCATCACCCCGTTCAACTTCCCGGCGATGGTCCCGATGTGGATGTTCCCGCTGGCCGTGGCCTGCGGAAACACCTTCATCCTCAAGCCGAGCGAGAAGGACCCGTCGGCCGCCAACAAGCTCGCCGAGCTGGCCACCGAGGCCGGCCTCCCGGCCGGCGTGCTGAACGTGGTCCACGGCGACAAGGTGGCCGTCGACGCGCTGCTCGCCCACCCGGGCATCGCGGCCGTCTCCTTCGTCGGCTCGACCCCGATCGCCCGCCACATCCACACCACCGCCTCGGCCAACGGCAAGCGTGTCCAGGCCCTGGGCGGCGCCAAGAACCACATGCTGGTGCTGCCGGACGCCGACCTGGACGCCGCCGCCGACGCGGCCGTGTCCGCGGCCTACGGTTCGGCCGGTGAGCGCTGCATGGCGATCTCCGCCGTGGTGGCCGTCGGCGCGATCGGCGACGAGCTCGTCGAGAAGATCCGCGAGCGCGCCGAGAAGATCAAGATCGGCCCCGGCAACGACCCGACCTCCGAGATGGGCCCGCTGATCACCGCGGCCCACCGCGACAAGGTCGCCTCGTACGTCAAGGGCGCCGCCGACCAAGGCGCGGAGGTCGTCCTGGACGGCACCGGCTACACGGTCGAGGGCAACGAGAACGGCCACTGGATCGGCCTGTCCCTGCTGGACCACGTGAAGACCGACTCCGACGCCTACCGCGACGAGATCTTCGGGCCGGTCCTGTGCGTGCTGCGCGCCGAGACCTACGAGGAGGGCGTGGCCCTCATCAACGCCTCGCCGTTCGGCAACGGCACCGCGATCTTCACCCGCGACGGCGGCGCCGCCCGCCGCTTCCAGCTGGAGATCGAGGCCGGCATGGTCGGCGTCAACGTGCCGATCCCGGTGCCGGTGGGCTACCACTCCTTCGGTGGCTGGAAGGACTCGCTCTTCGGCGACCACCACATCTACGGCAACGACGGCATCCACTTCTACACCCGCGGCAAGGTCGTCACGACCCGTTGGCCGGACCCCTCCGAGGGCCACCTCGGCGTGGACCTGGGCTTCCCCCGCAACCACTGA
- the iolD gene encoding 3D-(3,5/4)-trihydroxycyclohexane-1,2-dione acylhydrolase (decyclizing): MRLTVAQALVRFLSRQYTERDGHRHRLIAATWGIFGHGNVAGVGQALLETGPEVMPFLQGRNEQAMVHAAVGYARQSGRLSAHAVTTSIGPGATNLVTGAALATINRIPVLLLPGDTFATRPADPVLQQLEVPYAGDVSVNDTLRPVSRHFDRITRPEALIPAALQAVRVLTDPVQTGAVTLALPQDVQAQAYDWPEEFFTERVWGVRRPRPDRHELACAAEAVRGSARPLIVAGGGVRHSEAGAALAAFAEATGIPVAVTQAGKGVLPYGHPADVGGIGHTGTSTAAALAREADLVIAVGTRLTDFTTASATLFRNPAVRFVGLNLDAYDAHKLAALPLVADAREGLDELRVSVGGHRADPAYGAGYAAERARWESRVDRAYAVPETAQDTPPTQAQVLGLLDALVDDTDILINAAGSLPGDLHKLWRARSQDQYHVEYGYSCMGYEIPAAIGVALAAPGRPVWALVGDGTYLMNPTEIVTAVQEGIPIKVVILDNHGYASIGGLSGAVGGEGFGTAYRFRAPDSGYTGDVLPVDLAANAGSLGMAVLRARTTRDLREALAEARSATRPTCVYVQTRTPDTVSGPPPAQAWWDVPVAETATRKAAATAREEYDRQAAQRRRHL; the protein is encoded by the coding sequence ATGAGGCTCACCGTCGCGCAGGCGCTCGTCCGCTTCCTGTCCCGCCAGTACACCGAGCGCGACGGACACCGGCACCGGCTGATCGCCGCCACCTGGGGGATCTTCGGGCACGGGAACGTGGCCGGCGTCGGCCAGGCCCTCCTGGAGACCGGCCCCGAGGTCATGCCCTTCCTCCAGGGCCGCAACGAGCAGGCCATGGTGCACGCCGCCGTCGGGTACGCCCGCCAGAGCGGTCGGCTCTCCGCGCACGCCGTCACCACCTCCATCGGCCCCGGCGCCACCAATCTCGTCACCGGGGCCGCCCTCGCCACGATCAACCGGATCCCGGTCCTGCTGCTGCCCGGAGACACCTTCGCCACCCGGCCCGCCGACCCCGTGCTCCAGCAGCTGGAGGTCCCGTACGCCGGGGACGTCTCCGTCAACGACACCCTGCGCCCCGTCTCCCGCCACTTCGACCGGATCACCCGCCCCGAGGCCCTGATCCCGGCCGCGCTGCAGGCCGTACGGGTGCTCACCGACCCCGTGCAGACCGGCGCCGTCACCCTCGCGCTGCCGCAGGACGTGCAGGCGCAGGCGTACGACTGGCCCGAGGAGTTCTTCACCGAGCGCGTGTGGGGCGTGCGCCGGCCCCGGCCCGACCGGCACGAGCTGGCCTGCGCCGCCGAGGCCGTACGGGGCTCCGCGCGCCCGCTGATCGTCGCGGGCGGCGGGGTCCGGCACAGCGAGGCCGGTGCGGCCCTGGCCGCCTTCGCCGAGGCCACGGGGATCCCGGTGGCCGTCACCCAGGCGGGCAAGGGGGTCCTGCCCTACGGGCACCCCGCCGACGTGGGCGGGATCGGCCACACCGGCACCTCCACCGCCGCCGCGCTCGCCCGGGAGGCCGACCTCGTCATCGCCGTCGGAACCCGGCTGACCGACTTCACCACCGCCTCCGCGACCCTCTTCCGGAATCCAGCCGTCCGGTTCGTCGGCCTCAACCTGGACGCGTACGACGCCCACAAACTCGCCGCCCTGCCCTTGGTCGCCGACGCCCGCGAGGGGCTCGACGAGCTCCGGGTCTCGGTCGGCGGCCACCGGGCGGACCCGGCGTACGGAGCGGGGTACGCGGCGGAGCGGGCCCGCTGGGAGAGCCGCGTCGACCGGGCCTACGCCGTCCCGGAGACGGCGCAGGACACCCCGCCCACCCAGGCCCAGGTGCTCGGTCTGCTCGACGCCCTGGTCGACGACACCGACATCCTGATCAACGCGGCCGGCTCCCTCCCCGGCGACCTGCACAAGCTGTGGCGGGCCCGGTCGCAGGACCAGTACCACGTGGAGTACGGGTACTCCTGCATGGGCTACGAGATCCCCGCGGCCATCGGCGTCGCGCTGGCCGCGCCCGGCCGCCCGGTGTGGGCGCTGGTCGGCGACGGTACGTACCTGATGAACCCGACCGAGATCGTCACGGCCGTCCAGGAGGGGATCCCGATCAAGGTGGTGATCCTCGACAACCACGGCTACGCCTCCATCGGAGGCCTGTCCGGGGCAGTGGGCGGTGAGGGATTCGGCACCGCCTACCGCTTCCGGGCGCCCGACTCCGGGTATACGGGAGACGTCCTTCCGGTGGACCTCGCGGCCAACGCCGGCTCCCTCGGAATGGCCGTGCTTCGCGCCCGCACCACGCGTGACCTGCGCGAAGCCCTCGCCGAGGCCCGCTCGGCGACCCGCCCCACATGTGTCTACGTACAGACCCGAACGCCCGACACTGTGTCGGGCCCACCCCCGGCACAGGCGTGGTGGGATGTTCCTGTGGCCGAGACCGCGACCCGCAAGGCCGCTGCCACGGCCCGTGAAGAGTACGACCGGCAAGCCGCGCAGCGACGTCGCCATCTGTGA
- the iolB gene encoding 5-deoxy-glucuronate isomerase — MEWTRLMVLDLAPGEVYAHTSGECEWIVLPLSGGCQVHCRALPKLASPAFEARGPGQSLGSGPEEFQLHGRDGVFSGITDFVYLPRDADAEIRSAAGGRFALAGARCETRLPARYGPAADVPVELRGAGHCSRQVNNFAAAGPGGFDCDRLIAVEVLTPGGNWSSYPPHKHDEHHPGEESRLEEIYYFEIAPHGDTPGLGYQRVTPSPVGKTDILTEVRTGDAVLIPDGWHGPSMAAPGHDMYYLNVMAGPGATREWLIRDHPDHGWIRGSWDGQDVDSRLPFSRTEDHR; from the coding sequence ATGGAGTGGACGAGGCTGATGGTCCTCGACCTGGCCCCGGGGGAGGTGTACGCGCACACGTCCGGGGAGTGCGAGTGGATCGTGCTCCCCCTGTCGGGCGGATGCCAGGTCCACTGCCGGGCTCTGCCGAAGCTGGCCTCGCCGGCGTTTGAGGCGCGGGGTCCGGGGCAGAGCCTCGGGAGCGGACCGGAAGAGTTCCAACTGCATGGGCGAGACGGGGTGTTCAGCGGCATCACCGACTTCGTCTACCTCCCGCGGGACGCGGACGCGGAGATCCGGTCGGCCGCCGGCGGCCGGTTCGCCCTCGCCGGGGCACGGTGCGAGACGCGGCTCCCCGCCCGGTACGGCCCCGCCGCCGACGTCCCCGTCGAGCTCCGCGGCGCGGGCCACTGCTCCCGCCAGGTCAACAACTTCGCCGCCGCCGGCCCGGGCGGCTTCGACTGCGACCGGCTCATCGCCGTCGAGGTGCTCACCCCCGGCGGGAACTGGTCCTCGTACCCGCCCCACAAGCACGACGAGCACCACCCCGGCGAGGAGTCCCGCCTGGAGGAGATCTACTACTTCGAGATCGCCCCGCACGGGGACACCCCCGGGCTCGGCTACCAGCGCGTCACCCCCTCCCCGGTCGGGAAGACCGACATCCTCACCGAGGTGCGGACCGGGGACGCGGTGCTGATCCCCGACGGCTGGCACGGCCCGTCCATGGCCGCCCCCGGGCACGACATGTACTACCTGAACGTGATGGCCGGGCCGGGCGCGACCCGGGAGTGGCTGATCCGGGACCACCCCGACCACGGCTGGATCCGCGGCAGCTGGGACGGCCAGGACGTCGACTCCCGGCTGCCCTTCTCCCGAACGGAGGACCACCGATGA
- the iolC gene encoding 5-dehydro-2-deoxygluconokinase produces MGGLTVTGTGDPFSFDLITMGRIGVDLYPLTTGVPLAEAETFGKFLGGSPTNVAVAAARLGRRVAVITRTGADPFGGYLRSELRGFGVDDRWVAEVAGLPTPVTFCEIFPPDHFPLYFYRLPKAPDLEIAVDEVDLAAVRAARVFWMTGTGLSEEPSRAATLAALEARARTGTTVFDLDWRPMLWREKPEPYYERALRSATVAVGNAQECEIATGTSDPHAAARELLAAGVELAVVKRGPEGVLAVHRDGTVAEVAPVPVEVVNGLGAGDAFGGALCHGLLAGWELGKVMRYANAAGAIVASRLACSSAMPFPHEVEEVLGRAGGV; encoded by the coding sequence ATGGGAGGACTGACTGTGACCGGCACCGGCGATCCGTTCTCGTTCGACCTGATCACGATGGGCCGGATCGGGGTGGATCTCTACCCGTTGACGACGGGCGTACCACTGGCCGAGGCGGAGACGTTCGGCAAGTTCCTGGGCGGTTCCCCGACCAACGTGGCCGTCGCGGCCGCCCGGCTGGGGCGCCGGGTCGCGGTCATCACCCGTACCGGCGCGGACCCCTTCGGCGGGTACCTGCGCTCCGAACTGCGGGGGTTCGGGGTGGACGACCGCTGGGTCGCCGAGGTCGCCGGGCTGCCGACCCCCGTCACCTTCTGCGAGATCTTCCCGCCGGACCACTTCCCGCTGTACTTCTACCGGTTGCCGAAGGCACCGGACCTGGAGATCGCGGTGGACGAGGTGGACCTCGCGGCGGTACGGGCGGCCCGCGTGTTCTGGATGACGGGTACGGGCCTGAGCGAGGAGCCCTCGCGGGCGGCGACCCTGGCGGCACTGGAAGCCCGCGCGCGCACCGGGACGACGGTCTTCGACCTGGACTGGCGGCCCATGCTGTGGCGGGAGAAGCCCGAACCGTACTACGAGCGGGCGCTGCGGTCGGCGACGGTGGCCGTGGGGAACGCGCAGGAGTGCGAGATCGCCACCGGCACGTCGGATCCGCACGCGGCGGCACGGGAACTGCTCGCGGCGGGCGTGGAACTGGCGGTCGTCAAACGCGGACCGGAGGGCGTGCTGGCGGTCCACCGCGACGGCACGGTCGCGGAGGTCGCGCCGGTGCCGGTGGAGGTGGTCAACGGGCTGGGCGCGGGGGACGCGTTCGGCGGGGCGCTGTGCCATGGGCTGCTGGCGGGGTGGGAACTGGGGAAGGTGATGAGGTACGCGAACGCGGCCGGGGCGATCGTCGCCTCACGGCTGGCGTGTTCGAGCGCGATGCCGTTCCCGCACGAGGTGGAGGAGGTGCTCGGACGTGCCGGTGGTGTCTGA
- a CDS encoding sugar phosphate isomerase/epimerase family protein, giving the protein MTSSPPALTRIRIGSAPDSWGVWFPDDPRQTPWKRFLDEVADAGYEWIELGPYGYLPTDPVYLAEETAERGLRVSAGTVFTGLHHGPAVWEDTWEHVSRIAALTQAVGAAHLVVIPSFWRDDKTGKVLEDRTLTPAQWRELATQTERLGREVQDRYGLRIVVHPHADTHIDTPENVARFLDATDPALVSLCLDTGHYAYCGGDSVRAVETFGERIGYLHLKQVDPRILAEVVAEELPFGPAVGRGVMCEPPSGVPALEPVLAAAQRLGVDLFAIVEQDMYPCAPDRPLPIARRTRAYLRSCGAR; this is encoded by the coding sequence ATGACGTCCTCCCCGCCCGCGTTGACGCGTATCCGCATCGGTTCGGCTCCGGACTCCTGGGGTGTCTGGTTTCCCGACGACCCCCGGCAGACCCCGTGGAAACGCTTCCTCGACGAGGTCGCCGACGCCGGGTACGAGTGGATCGAGCTCGGCCCCTACGGCTACCTGCCCACCGATCCCGTCTACCTCGCCGAGGAGACGGCCGAGCGCGGGCTGCGCGTCTCGGCCGGAACCGTCTTCACCGGACTCCATCACGGGCCCGCCGTGTGGGAGGACACCTGGGAGCACGTGTCGCGGATCGCGGCGCTCACCCAGGCCGTGGGCGCGGCCCATCTCGTCGTCATCCCCTCCTTCTGGCGGGACGACAAGACCGGGAAGGTGCTGGAGGACCGCACCCTCACCCCCGCCCAGTGGCGTGAACTGGCAACGCAGACCGAGCGCCTCGGCCGTGAGGTCCAGGACCGGTACGGACTGCGGATCGTGGTCCATCCGCACGCCGACACCCACATCGACACCCCGGAGAACGTGGCCCGCTTCCTGGACGCCACCGACCCAGCGCTCGTCTCCCTCTGCCTGGACACGGGGCACTACGCGTACTGCGGCGGGGACAGCGTGCGGGCCGTGGAGACCTTCGGTGAGCGGATCGGCTACCTCCACCTCAAGCAGGTGGATCCGCGGATCCTCGCCGAAGTCGTCGCCGAGGAGCTGCCCTTCGGGCCGGCCGTGGGCCGTGGGGTGATGTGCGAACCGCCCTCGGGGGTGCCCGCGCTGGAGCCGGTGCTCGCGGCGGCCCAGCGTCTGGGCGTGGACCTCTTCGCGATCGTGGAGCAGGACATGTACCCGTGCGCGCCGGACCGGCCGCTGCCGATCGCCCGCCGCACCCGCGCCTACCTCCGCTCCTGCGGCGCCCGCTGA
- a CDS encoding Gfo/Idh/MocA family protein — protein MSTLGIAVIGTGKMGADHVRRIGRTVGGARVVAVADPDGDRVKEVAGTLDGATAHTDPAAAIAAPGVQAVLIASPGPAHEEAILQALERELPVLCEKPLTPDPAGALRVMEAEQRLGRRLVQVGFMRRYDAEYTRLKELLDAGGIGRPLFLHCRHRNASSPSFFTSDMLISDSVVHEVDAARWLLGQEITAVTVLSPRPTAAAPEGLSDPRLVLLETSGGAVVDVEIFVNCGFGYQVQCEAVGEAGSARIGDGHAMVVQATGRWGGAIDQDFTVRFADAYDRQLRSWVAAAGRGRVAGPDAWDGYAAAAVSEAGLAAARSGARSVVELTERPALYR, from the coding sequence ATGAGCACGCTCGGTATCGCCGTCATCGGCACCGGGAAGATGGGCGCCGATCACGTCCGCCGGATCGGGCGGACGGTGGGCGGGGCCCGTGTGGTGGCCGTGGCCGACCCGGACGGGGACCGGGTCAAGGAGGTCGCGGGCACCCTGGACGGGGCGACGGCGCACACCGACCCGGCGGCGGCGATAGCCGCACCCGGGGTCCAGGCGGTGCTGATCGCCTCTCCCGGGCCCGCCCACGAGGAGGCGATCCTGCAGGCGCTGGAGCGGGAGTTGCCGGTGCTGTGCGAGAAGCCGCTGACCCCGGACCCGGCGGGGGCGCTGCGGGTCATGGAGGCCGAACAGCGGCTGGGGCGGCGCCTGGTGCAGGTGGGATTCATGCGGCGCTACGACGCCGAGTACACGAGGCTGAAGGAACTGCTGGACGCGGGCGGGATCGGGCGCCCGCTCTTCCTGCACTGCCGGCACCGCAATGCCTCGTCGCCGTCGTTCTTCACCAGCGACATGCTGATCAGCGACTCGGTGGTGCACGAGGTGGACGCGGCCCGCTGGCTGCTGGGGCAGGAGATCACCGCCGTCACCGTGCTCTCGCCCCGGCCCACGGCGGCCGCTCCCGAGGGGCTGAGCGATCCCCGGCTGGTGCTGCTGGAGACCTCCGGCGGGGCCGTCGTCGACGTGGAGATCTTCGTCAACTGCGGTTTCGGCTACCAGGTGCAGTGCGAGGCGGTCGGCGAGGCGGGCAGTGCCCGGATCGGCGACGGTCACGCGATGGTGGTCCAGGCGACGGGCCGGTGGGGCGGCGCGATCGACCAGGACTTCACGGTGCGCTTCGCCGACGCCTACGACCGCCAGCTGCGGAGCTGGGTGGCCGCGGCCGGACGCGGCCGGGTGGCGGGGCCCGACGCGTGGGACGGCTACGCGGCGGCGGCCGTCTCCGAGGCGGGCCTCGCGGCGGCACGCAGCGGCGCCCGCTCCGTGGTGGAGCTGACGGAACGCCCGGCCTTGTACCGCTGA
- a CDS encoding helix-turn-helix transcriptional regulator — protein MSDRQLWSYKEIAAHIRVQPDTVRSYRKHGLLPTPDHVEGGKPYWYADTVRAWVARRPGNRGRRED, from the coding sequence ATGAGCGACCGACAACTGTGGTCGTACAAGGAGATCGCTGCCCACATCCGGGTCCAGCCGGACACCGTGCGCTCCTACCGCAAGCACGGACTGCTGCCCACGCCCGATCACGTGGAGGGGGGCAAGCCCTACTGGTACGCCGATACCGTGCGCGCCTGGGTGGCCCGCCGGCCCGGGAACCGGGGCCGCCGCGAGGACTGA
- a CDS encoding MMPL family transporter produces the protein MSEVKKPPSSGADAGWTRFVTARPRLTLLLALLVTALAVVAGGGVADRLGSGGWEDPGAQSTYATRALEREFPDSEPNLLLLVDSAAGTGGVDDPAVAAEAERLTTALAAERGVVGVGSYWRAQLPTLRSEDGRQALAVARVQGDEKTATATLERLAPRFEGEHGPVRVSLGGPAAVQREVTRTIQEDLLRAELIALPITLVLLVLVFGSAVAALLPLGVGIVAILGTNAVLRGLTEVTDVSVFAQNLTTALGLGLAVDYALFIVRRFREELAAGHDPVAAVGVTLRTAGRTVLFSALTVAVSLSAMLFFPMYFLRSFAYAGVAVVLLAAAAALILLPAALVLLGNRVNALDLRRLWRRGRTEAAATEPAETGKGWRWTAALVMRRAPVFAVATTVGLLLLGLPFIGVKFGTVDDRQLPKDASSHMVQEQIRDGFPNSPGGGLTVLAEGAPGPESLMAYRDRLAALPGVIRVDGPIASKAEGRYSSFSVSVEGEAVGETARDLVDDVRAVDADFKTSVTGQAAVLVDAQQAIAGALPAAAALVVLATLLLVFLLTGSLLIPLQAVLLNALSLTAMFGAVVWVFQEGNLSGLLSFTATGDIETTLPVLMFCIAFGLSMDYGVFLISRIKEEYDRTGDHESAVRTGLARTGGLITAAAVILAVVMVAIGTSRVTNTKMLGLGIALAVLMDAMVVRSLLVPAVMKLTGRATWWAPAPLRRLHERFGLSEGESEPRTPEPDRIPVGAGT, from the coding sequence ATGTCCGAAGTCAAGAAGCCGCCGTCCTCCGGGGCGGACGCGGGGTGGACCCGGTTCGTCACGGCCCGGCCGCGGCTCACGCTGCTGCTCGCCCTGCTGGTCACGGCCCTGGCCGTGGTCGCCGGTGGCGGCGTCGCCGACCGGCTGGGAAGTGGCGGCTGGGAGGACCCGGGCGCCCAGTCCACCTACGCCACACGGGCCCTGGAGCGGGAATTCCCGGACTCCGAGCCCAACCTGCTCCTGCTCGTCGACTCCGCTGCGGGCACCGGCGGGGTCGACGACCCCGCCGTCGCCGCCGAAGCCGAACGGCTCACCACCGCACTCGCCGCCGAACGGGGGGTCGTCGGCGTCGGCTCGTACTGGCGCGCCCAGCTGCCCACGCTGCGCTCGGAGGACGGCCGGCAGGCGCTCGCCGTCGCCCGCGTCCAGGGCGACGAGAAGACGGCCACCGCCACGCTGGAACGCCTCGCTCCGCGCTTCGAGGGCGAACACGGCCCGGTGCGCGTCTCCCTCGGCGGCCCCGCGGCGGTCCAGCGCGAGGTCACCCGGACCATCCAGGAAGACCTGCTGCGCGCCGAACTGATCGCCCTGCCGATCACCCTCGTCCTGCTCGTCCTCGTCTTCGGCAGCGCGGTCGCCGCCCTGCTCCCCCTCGGCGTGGGCATCGTGGCCATCCTCGGCACCAATGCCGTCCTGCGCGGACTGACCGAGGTCACCGACGTCTCCGTCTTCGCCCAGAACCTGACCACCGCCCTCGGCCTCGGACTCGCCGTCGACTACGCCCTGTTCATCGTCCGCAGGTTCCGCGAGGAACTCGCCGCCGGGCACGATCCGGTCGCCGCGGTCGGGGTCACCCTGCGCACCGCCGGGCGCACCGTGCTCTTCTCGGCGCTCACCGTCGCCGTCTCGCTCTCGGCGATGCTCTTCTTCCCCATGTACTTCCTGCGCTCCTTCGCCTACGCCGGAGTCGCGGTGGTCCTGCTCGCGGCCGCGGCCGCACTGATCCTGCTGCCGGCCGCCCTGGTCCTCCTCGGCAACCGGGTCAACGCCCTCGACCTGCGCAGACTGTGGCGGCGGGGCCGGACCGAGGCAGCCGCGACGGAACCCGCGGAGACGGGCAAGGGCTGGCGCTGGACGGCCGCTCTCGTGATGCGGCGCGCCCCGGTGTTCGCCGTGGCCACCACCGTGGGCCTGCTGCTCCTCGGACTGCCTTTCATCGGCGTCAAGTTCGGCACGGTCGACGACCGGCAGCTCCCGAAGGACGCCTCCTCGCACATGGTGCAGGAGCAGATCCGCGACGGCTTCCCGAACAGCCCCGGCGGCGGTCTCACCGTGCTCGCCGAGGGAGCCCCCGGCCCCGAGAGCCTCATGGCCTACCGGGACCGGCTGGCCGCCCTGCCCGGAGTGATCCGGGTCGACGGGCCGATCGCCTCCAAGGCGGAAGGTCGGTACAGCTCCTTCTCGGTGTCCGTCGAGGGCGAGGCCGTGGGAGAGACGGCCCGGGACCTGGTCGACGACGTCCGCGCCGTGGACGCGGACTTCAAGACCTCGGTGACCGGACAGGCGGCCGTCCTCGTCGACGCGCAGCAGGCCATCGCCGGTGCGCTGCCCGCGGCGGCGGCCCTGGTGGTCCTCGCCACGCTGCTGCTGGTGTTCCTGCTCACCGGCAGCCTGCTGATACCGCTGCAGGCGGTGCTGCTCAACGCGCTCAGCCTGACCGCGATGTTCGGGGCGGTGGTGTGGGTGTTCCAGGAGGGCAACCTCTCCGGGCTCCTCTCCTTCACCGCCACCGGCGACATAGAGACCACCCTGCCGGTGCTGATGTTCTGCATCGCCTTCGGACTCTCCATGGACTACGGGGTGTTCCTCATCTCCCGGATCAAGGAGGAGTACGACCGGACCGGGGACCACGAGAGCGCCGTCCGGACGGGGCTGGCCCGCACCGGTGGGCTGATCACCGCGGCGGCCGTGATCCTGGCGGTGGTGATGGTGGCCATCGGCACCTCCCGGGTGACCAACACCAAGATGCTGGGGCTCGGGATCGCGCTGGCGGTCCTGATGGACGCCATGGTCGTCCGCAGCCTCCTCGTCCCGGCGGTGATGAAGCTGACCGGCCGGGCCACCTGGTGGGCCCCGGCTCCGCTGCGCCGCCTGCACGAGAGGTTCGGCCTGAGCGAGGGCGAGTCCGAGCCCCGGACGCCGGAGCCGGACCGGATACCCGTAGGAGCCGGCACCTAG
- a CDS encoding TetR/AcrR family transcriptional regulator: MGKNTEKGIEDSEKETDDTTATGTTAPPRRRQARGERRISQLLAAAAGVFCRTGYASASTNAIAREAGVSPGTLYQYFPNKEAIAVELGGQLLQRAHETHGQAFRPENLRRPLPELLDAVLDPVIAFNCENPAFWALMHGTGVPGIAQEHEELHVGLLARIEAVLRDFCPEASTQELAHISNMILGIFKSSLDLILAHEGEERAAYTAELKTVLLRYLEPMITTTPGH, from the coding sequence ATGGGCAAAAACACCGAAAAGGGCATCGAGGACTCCGAGAAAGAGACCGACGACACCACCGCCACCGGCACCACCGCGCCCCCGCGCCGCCGCCAGGCCCGCGGCGAACGTCGGATCTCCCAGCTGCTGGCCGCCGCCGCCGGGGTGTTCTGCCGTACCGGCTACGCCTCGGCCAGCACCAACGCCATCGCCCGCGAGGCGGGCGTGTCGCCGGGCACCCTCTACCAGTACTTCCCCAACAAGGAGGCCATCGCGGTCGAGCTCGGAGGCCAGCTGCTCCAGCGCGCTCACGAGACGCACGGGCAGGCCTTCCGCCCCGAGAACCTCCGGCGTCCGCTGCCCGAGCTGCTCGACGCCGTCCTCGACCCGGTCATCGCCTTCAACTGCGAGAACCCGGCTTTCTGGGCGCTCATGCACGGCACCGGCGTCCCCGGCATCGCCCAGGAGCACGAGGAACTGCACGTCGGCCTGCTCGCCCGGATCGAGGCCGTGCTGCGCGACTTCTGCCCCGAGGCCTCGACCCAGGAGCTCGCCCACATCTCGAACATGATCCTGGGCATCTTCAAGTCGTCCCTCGACCTGATCCTGGCCCACGAGGGCGAGGAGCGCGCCGCCTACACCGCCGAGCTCAAGACCGTCCTGCTGCGCTACCTGGAGCCGATGATCACCACGACTCCCGGTCACTGA
- a CDS encoding heavy-metal-associated domain-containing protein, with protein sequence MTAETDTQTTTVYRVTGMTCGHCEGAVTTEISALPGVSTVKAVAATGEVTVVSAAPLADEDVRAAVDEAGYEFVGQV encoded by the coding sequence ATGACCGCCGAGACGGACACCCAGACCACCACCGTCTACCGGGTGACCGGCATGACCTGCGGACACTGCGAGGGCGCGGTGACCACCGAGATCTCCGCCCTGCCGGGCGTCAGCACCGTCAAGGCCGTCGCCGCGACCGGCGAGGTCACCGTGGTCTCCGCCGCCCCGCTCGCCGACGAGGACGTCCGCGCCGCGGTGGACGAGGCCGGCTACGAGTTCGTCGGACAGGTCTGA